In Oryza brachyantha chromosome 1, ObraRS2, whole genome shotgun sequence, the following are encoded in one genomic region:
- the LOC102713318 gene encoding protein DMP10-like, protein MASTANLAQLLPTGTVLAYQALSPSFTNHGSCNDANKWLTAVLVGVLAALSLFFSFTDSVVDGDGKLYYGVATRRGLNVFNMSRKEEEEKNLGHSELCLKPVDFVHAFFTAMVFLTVAFSDIALQSCFFGQNPGGNTSELLKNLPLGMAFLSSFVFMIFPTKRKGIGYNDSTPHLQAEDVVKNDPQPSQNKSVSKV, encoded by the coding sequence ATGGCCAGCACGGCGAACCTGGCGCAGCTGCTGCCGACGGGGACGGTGCTGGCGTACCAGGCGCTGTCGCCGTCCTTCACCAACCACGGCAGCTGCAACGACGCCAACAAGTGGCTCACCGCCGTGCTGGTCGGCGTCCTGGCCGCGCTCTcgctcttcttctccttcaccGACAGCGTCGTCGACGGGGACGGCAAGCTCTACTACGGCgtggcgacgcggcgcgggcttaACGTGTTCAACATGTCCCggaaagaggaggaggagaagaactTGGGGCACAGCGAGCTGTGCCTAAAGCCCGTCGACTTCGTGCACGCCTTCTTCACGGCGATGGTGTTCCTCACCGTCGCGTTCAGCGACATCGCGCTGCAGAGCTGCTTCTTCGGCCAGAATCCAGGCGGCAACACTAGCGAGCTCCTCAAGAACCTGCCGCTGGGCATGGCGTTCTTGTCGAGCTTCGTCTTCATGATCTTCCCGACCAAGAGGAAGGGTATCGGATACAACGACAGCACTCCCCACCTCCAGGCGGAAGACGTAGTTAAGAACGATCCTCaaccatctcaaaataaatctgtttctaaagtttaa
- the LOC121054147 gene encoding uncharacterized protein LOC121054147 yields MGGGKKRKRASKPPCLPPATTTLESLNDDVLEEILLRLPSVASLVPAACACSRWRSLASSSAFLRRFRARHPSLLGHFATDADDESAIPTFNPARDQFDGCSDAAVRGGDFFLTHVDADAGWRIQDCRHGRVLFANDSDDLLVYDPLSRRGVSIRRPMGDPACHFTHCLLAGDDGGDGSSPDSFRLVSIEHYGERAARAAVYSSRTGAWKRGRWDSRVINPKRPGDYSYFPAMQAEGRIYWKNRDTAKIQVFDAGAMRFSYVHHPEGVGPRSKYAVGEAEDGGCCLVCLAEAPHGSVFKVWRLRVGTGEAAGSWTWELERRLLASPVIGTVQYPPLRHVCAVVAGVVLVCFQNYTGPRRHVAFRLSDMQVEATFKSGGWAYPFFMPWRGVAHLSRRPPV; encoded by the coding sequence ATGGGAGGCGGCAAGAAACGGAAGCGCGCCAGCAAGCCGCCATGcctcccgccggcgacgaccacgCTTGAATCCCTCAACGACGACGTTCTCGAGGAGATCCTCTTGCGCCTCCCGTCCGTCGCCTCGCTCGtccccgccgcctgcgcctgcTCGCGCTGGCGATCGCtcgcctcctcgtcggctTTCCTCCGCCGGTTCCGGGCGAGGCACCCTTCGCTCCTCGGCCACTTCGccaccgacgccgacgacgagtcggcgatCCCGACCTTCAACCCTGCCCGTGACCAGTTTGACGGCTGCTCCGACGCCGCCGTACGAGGCGGCGATTTCTTCCTGACCCACGTCGACGCGGACGCCGGGTGGCGCATCCAGGACTGCCGCCACGGCCGCGTCCTCTTCGCCAACGACAGCGACGACCTCCTCGTCTACGACCCCCTCTCGCGCCGCGGCGTCTCCATCCGCCGACCAATGGGGGACCCCGCTTGCCACTTCACCCACTGCcttctcgccggcgacgacggcggtgatgGCAGCAGCCCAGATTCCTTCCGCCTGGTGTCCATCGAGCACTACGGCGaacgggcggcgcgcgcggcggtgtACAGCTCGCGCACCGGCGCGTGGAAGCGCGGCCGGTGGGACTCCCGCGTCATCAACCCAAAGCGCCCCGGCGATTACTCCTACTTCCCGGCGATGCAGGCGGAAGGGCGCATCTACTGGAAGAACCGCGACACGGCGAAGATACAGGTGTTCGACGCGGGCGCCATGCGGTTCTCGTACGTCCACCACCCGGAAGGTGTGGGCCCGCGGTCCAAGTAcgccgtcggcgaggccgaggacgGCGGATGCTGCCTCGTCTGCCTCGCGGAGGCGCCCCACGGCTCGGTGTTCAAGGTGTGGCGCCTCCGGGTCGGGACTGGGGAGGCGGCCGGGTCGTGGACGTGGGAGCTCGAGCGGCGGCTGCTGGCAAGCCCGGTGATAGGGACGGTGCAGTACCCCCCGCTCCGCCACGTGTGCGCGGTTGTCGCCGGCGTGGTGCTGGTCTGCTTCCAGAACTACACGGGGCCTCGCCGGCACGTCGCGTTCCGGCTCAGCGACATGCAGGTCGAGGCGACGTTCAAGAGCGGCGGATGGGCTTACCCTTTCTTCATGCCATGGCGTGGCGTCGCTCACCTGTCTCGCCGTCCCCCAGTTTAG